From Hirundo rustica isolate bHirRus1 chromosome 1, bHirRus1.pri.v3, whole genome shotgun sequence, a single genomic window includes:
- the ZC2HC1A gene encoding zinc finger C2HC domain-containing protein 1A isoform X1, producing MEGLEGEVTVQTGDLLPCKICGRTFFPAALKKHGPICQKTSAKKRKTFDSSRQRAEGTDIPTVKPLKPRPEPPKKPSNWRRKHEEFIATIRAAKGLNLKDGGKLPPPPPPSYDPDYIQCPYCQRRFNENAADRHINFCKEQAARITNKGKLAADTKGKLPTRTQYKPAPVKKMPSVGSTPSPSSRLPQPSGVSKTVVGTSSSKALSSSGSGGSKIQTLSPAHKNSLGMVSPQAGGTTKTRTSTPPSVARAMSTGALTNRRKTSNSDISLRSDGKTGYDTGDCPSSVNGGSAKSSEGVSPVQLSKFCHECGTKYPVEWAKFCCECGIRRMVV from the exons GTGAGGTTACAGTGCAAACTGGAGATCTGTTGCCATGTAAGATTTGTGGAAGAACCttttttccagcagcgctg AAAAAGCATGGACCCATTTGCCAAAAAACTTCTGCCAAGAAAAGGAAGACATTCGATTCCAGCCGACAGAGAGCAGAAGGAACTGACATTCCCACAGTAAAACCTCTTAAGCCACGG CCAGAACCACCCAAAAAACCTTCTAACTGGAGACGAAAGCATGAAGAATTTATAGCAACTATACGAGCAGCCAAAGGACTTAATCTTAAAGATGGTGGAAAACTCCCTCCACCACCTCCACCATCATATGACCCCG atTACATTCAGTGTCCATACTGTCAGAGGAGATTTAATGAAAATGCAGCTGACAGACACATCAATTTCTGTAAGGAGCAAGCTGCACGTATTACTAATAAGGGGAAATTGGCAGCTGATACCAAAGGGAAGCTTCCTACTCGAACACAG TACAAACCTGCTCCAGTTAAGAAGATGCCTTCTGTAGGATCAacaccatcaccatcatcacGCTTACCACAGCCAAGTGGTGTTAGCAAAACTGTTGTAG GTACCTCTTCAAGTAAAGCACTGTCTTCATCTGGATCCGGTGGGAGCAAAATTCAGACCTTATCACCAGCTCATAAAAACTCGCTGGGAATGGTGAGCCCACAAGCAGG aGGCACAACAAAAACCCGGACGTCAACCCCTCCTAGTGTGGCGAGAGCCATGAGCACGGGTGCTTTaacaaacagaaggaaaactaGCAATTCAGATATTTCCTTAAG GTCTGATGGGAAAACTGGGTATGACACTGGAGACTGCCCATCCTCAGTCAATGGAGGAAGTGCAAAAAGCAGCGAAGGAGTTTCACCTGTACAGTTATCCAAGTTCTGCCATGAATGCGGAACAAAGTATCCAGTGGAATGGGCAAAGTTCTGCTGTGAGTGTGGAATTCGAAGAATGGTTGTGTGA
- the ZC2HC1A gene encoding zinc finger C2HC domain-containing protein 1A isoform X2, with protein MEGLEGEVTVQTGDLLPCKICGRTFFPAALKKHGPICQKTSAKKRKTFDSSRQRAEGTDIPTVKPLKPRPEPPKKPSNWRRKHEEFIATIRAAKGLNLKDGGKLPPPPPPSYDPDYIQCPYCQRRFNENAADRHINFCKEQAARITNKGKLAADTKGKLPTRTQYKPAPVKKMPSVGSTPSPSSRLPQPSGVSKTVVGTSSSKALSSSGSGGSKIQTLSPAHKNSLGMVSPQAGKMDKLGPPLQTGRDVPRFYDIDTKTESTIKKPNGLLPIKKGTTKTRTSTPPSVARAMSTGALTNRRKTSNSDISLRSDGKTGYDTGDCPSSVNGGSAKSSEGVSPVQLSKFCHECGTKYPVEWAKFCCECGIRRMVV; from the exons GTGAGGTTACAGTGCAAACTGGAGATCTGTTGCCATGTAAGATTTGTGGAAGAACCttttttccagcagcgctg AAAAAGCATGGACCCATTTGCCAAAAAACTTCTGCCAAGAAAAGGAAGACATTCGATTCCAGCCGACAGAGAGCAGAAGGAACTGACATTCCCACAGTAAAACCTCTTAAGCCACGG CCAGAACCACCCAAAAAACCTTCTAACTGGAGACGAAAGCATGAAGAATTTATAGCAACTATACGAGCAGCCAAAGGACTTAATCTTAAAGATGGTGGAAAACTCCCTCCACCACCTCCACCATCATATGACCCCG atTACATTCAGTGTCCATACTGTCAGAGGAGATTTAATGAAAATGCAGCTGACAGACACATCAATTTCTGTAAGGAGCAAGCTGCACGTATTACTAATAAGGGGAAATTGGCAGCTGATACCAAAGGGAAGCTTCCTACTCGAACACAG TACAAACCTGCTCCAGTTAAGAAGATGCCTTCTGTAGGATCAacaccatcaccatcatcacGCTTACCACAGCCAAGTGGTGTTAGCAAAACTGTTGTAG GTACCTCTTCAAGTAAAGCACTGTCTTCATCTGGATCCGGTGGGAGCAAAATTCAGACCTTATCACCAGCTCATAAAAACTCGCTGGGAATGGTGAGCCCACAAGCAGG taAGATGGACAAGTTAGGCCCACCACTGCAAACTGGAAGAGATGTGCCAAGGTTTTATGACATTGATACAAAAACAGAGAGTACCATCAAAAAGCCAAATGGGTTGTTGCCTATAAAGAA aGGCACAACAAAAACCCGGACGTCAACCCCTCCTAGTGTGGCGAGAGCCATGAGCACGGGTGCTTTaacaaacagaaggaaaactaGCAATTCAGATATTTCCTTAAG GTCTGATGGGAAAACTGGGTATGACACTGGAGACTGCCCATCCTCAGTCAATGGAGGAAGTGCAAAAAGCAGCGAAGGAGTTTCACCTGTACAGTTATCCAAGTTCTGCCATGAATGCGGAACAAAGTATCCAGTGGAATGGGCAAAGTTCTGCTGTGAGTGTGGAATTCGAAGAATGGTTGTGTGA